A genomic stretch from Helianthus annuus cultivar XRQ/B chromosome 1, HanXRQr2.0-SUNRISE, whole genome shotgun sequence includes:
- the LOC110941758 gene encoding transcription repressor OFP1: MGNYRFRFSNIIPNSWFYTSTATKITKTQPITTSSSSSSVSSQPAIHHRKSYYFTRELSVPDPTTTPVQDPSPPESRGPRKSSKKKRPTTPKKPIRRKLISPEIEIVPESFETDSIAIFSDNEALLPEQPRPVGCSCTTNSLNEEVYARVDLPRIITKPVKQDEFGSGKWVVNGGSRGRVVKEGLMGSPVRKAKGNGYSPRLGNRVKVNGIRRRNGNRRSLSESLAVVKTSADPGRDFKESMVEMIIENNIKSSKDLEDLLACYLALNSDEYHDLIIKVFKQIWFECTDIRL; the protein is encoded by the coding sequence ATGGGCAACTACAGGTTCAGATTCTCAAACATCATACCAAACTCATGGTTTTACACTTCTACCGCAACTAAAATTACCAAAACACAACCCATCacaacttcatcttcttcatcatctgtATCATCACAACCCGCAATACACCACAGAAAATCCTATTATTTCACTAGAGAGTTAAGTGTACCCGACCCGACGACCACCCCTGTTCAGGATCCGTCACCACCCGAGAGTCGCGGGCCCAGAAAGTCATCCAAGAAAAAAAGACCTACTACCCCGAAGAAACCAATTCGGCGAAAATTGATTTCTCCTGAGATTGAGATCGTACCGGAGTCTTTTGAAACGGACTCCATAGCAATTTTCTCGGATAACGAAGCTTTGTTGCCCGAACAACCGAGACCTGTTGGTTGTTCGTGCACAACAAATTCGTTAAACGAGGAGGTTTATGCGAGAGTTGACCTCCCGCGGATAATAACCAAACCTGTCAAACAGGATGAATTCGGGTCGGGTAAATGGGTGGTTAATGGAGGAAGTCGGGGCCGGGTTGTTAAAGAGGGCCTTATGGGTAGTCCGGTTAGAAAAGCGAAAGGAAACGGTTACTCACCGCGGTTAGGGAACCGGGTTAAGGTAAATGGAATAAGGAGGAGGAACGGGAACCGGCGGAGCTTGTCCGAAAGTTTGGCGGTTGTGAAAACATCCGCGGATCCCGGGAGGGATTTTAAGGAATCAATGGTTGAGATGATAATAGAGAACAATATTAAGAGTTCAAAAGATTTGGAAGATCTTCTTGCATGTTATCTTGCATTGAATTCTGATGAGTATCATGACTTGATCATCAAGGTATTCAAGCAGATTTGGTTCGAGTGTACTGATATTAGACTGTAG